The Panicum hallii strain FIL2 chromosome 5, PHallii_v3.1, whole genome shotgun sequence genome contains the following window.
GAGCCGGCGGTGTAGAGAAACCCATGGATAGAAAGTAAAATTCGCGCTTTGTGTGATTCTTTCTCCAACTTGGTACAAACAGTTCTTGCTGGACGGCATATCATCCGGCCTCTAAATTATTCCCCTTGTGCTATTAAAGCCCAGGAGACGAGACCGCCCGACCACGACCTCACCGGAGAACAATGGCCGGTGCGGTGCCAAGCCAGAAAGCCGGCGAGGCCTTCGAAGTGTACGGCCCGCGGCATCTATCGTCCCCCAGCTGGTGGGATCTCCTCCGTTCAAGCTGGTCAGTTGCTCTCACCTTCACTTCTTCCAACCAAAGCTCTGTGTTACAATCCAGTCTTCTACATTGTATGCACGCAGGAAGGATCCCAACTACCGGCGAATGGTGGTCGCATGCTTCATCCAGGGCGTGTACCTGCTGGAGCTGGACCGGCAGGACAAGCGCGACGCGCGCACGGGCCTGGCGCCGCAGTGGTGGCGCCACTTCATGTACAGGCTCGCCCAGACGCTCGTCGACGAGCGGGACGGCTCCATCTACGGCGCCGTGCTCGAGTGGGACCGCCAGGCCCTGCTAGCCGGCTACGCCCCGTTCCGCCCCGCCggcgcgccggccgccgtcgtggcGCTCCGGGGCACGCTGCTGAGCGGGGCCACGTTCCGGCGCGACGTCGTGGACGACCTCCGGTTCCTCGCCTGGGACAGCCTCAAGGGCTCCGTGCGCTTCGCGGGGGCGCTCGCCGCGCTGCGCGCCGCGGCGCGCCGGCACGGCGCCCGCAACGTGTGCGTGGGCGGGCACTCGCTGGGCGCCGGGTTCGCGCTGCAGGTGGGCAAGGCGCTGGCCAAGGAGGGCGTGTTCGTGGAGTGCCACGTGTTCAACCCGCCGTCCGTGTCGTTGGCCACGAGCCTCAGGGGCTTCGCCGAGACGGCCGGCGAGATGTGGGGCCGCGTGCGAGC
Protein-coding sequences here:
- the LOC112891914 gene encoding GDSL esterase/lipase At4g10955-like isoform X2, yielding MAGAVPSQKAGEAFEVYGPRHLSSPSWWDLLRSSWKDPNYRRMVVACFIQGVYLLELDRQDKRDARTGLAPQWWRHFMYRLAQTLVDERDGSIYGAVLEWDRQALLAGYAPFRPAGAPAAVVALRGTLLSGATFRRDVVDDLRFLAWDSLKGSVRFAGALAALRAAARRHGARNVCVGGHSLGAGFALQVGKALAKEGVFVECHVFNPPSVSLATSLRGFAETAGEMWGRVRAWLPYVGSAAAVDASGGEAAKAPTLERAGTAKWLPHLYINTNDYICCYYTDAVAGTATVTARGGGGGSSKTAAGGVGGMSSAGLARMVLVSKGPTKFLDAHGLQQWWADDVELQVVLNHSKLIDRQLRSLYAPPPGAPQM
- the LOC112891914 gene encoding GDSL esterase/lipase At4g10955-like isoform X1: MTYQLASPRRRDRPTTTSPENNGRCGAKPESRRGLRSVRPAASIVPQLVGSPPFKLVSCSHLHFFQPKLCVTIQSSTLYARRKDPNYRRMVVACFIQGVYLLELDRQDKRDARTGLAPQWWRHFMYRLAQTLVDERDGSIYGAVLEWDRQALLAGYAPFRPAGAPAAVVALRGTLLSGATFRRDVVDDLRFLAWDSLKGSVRFAGALAALRAAARRHGARNVCVGGHSLGAGFALQVGKALAKEGVFVECHVFNPPSVSLATSLRGFAETAGEMWGRVRAWLPYVGSAAAVDASGGEAAKAPTLERAGTAKWLPHLYINTNDYICCYYTDAVAGTATVTARGGGGGSSKTAAGGVGGMSSAGLARMVLVSKGPTKFLDAHGLQQWWADDVELQVVLNHSKLIDRQLRSLYAPPPGAPQM